One Bradyrhizobium sp. ISRA464 genomic window carries:
- a CDS encoding aa3-type cytochrome c oxidase subunit IV, whose protein sequence is MADHSEVAYTTADGNDYVAHEQTYEGFLMLVKYGTISVAIILILMAYFLL, encoded by the coding sequence ATGGCAGACCATAGCGAAGTGGCATACACGACCGCTGACGGCAACGATTACGTGGCGCATGAGCAGACCTATGAGGGATTCCTCATGCTGGTCAAATACGGCACCATCAGCGTCGCCATCATCCTCATCCTGATGGCCTATTTCCTGCTCTGA
- a CDS encoding sigma-54 dependent transcriptional regulator, whose protein sequence is MAATILIADDDAVQRRLVENMVQKCGYEPLVVDSGDAAIAALTAPDARAIDAVVLDLVMPGLDGLGVLAKIREAGLNVPVIVQTAHGGIDNVVSAMRAGAQDFVVKPAGFERLQVSLRNALNASALKGELQRIRHSREGRLTFSDIITRSEAMTGVLRTAQKAASSTIPVLIEGESGVGKELFARAIHGSSERKSKPFVAVNCGAIPDNLVESILFGHEKGAFTGATERHQGKFVEAHGGTLFLDEVGELPLATQVKLLRALQEGTVEAVGGRKPVKVDVRIISATNRKLLDLVKGGQFREDLFYRLHVLPLTIPALRQRREDIPHLLRHFLARFCAEENRSISGISGEAMAHLSQLDWPGNIRQLENTVYRAVVMSDGDQLGLADFPQATAHAAPEGKSLQGEPLVVSPSTAPAMNSGNEIPIALPAAGNLSMLNSSGDVRPLEDLENEIIRFAISHYRGQMSEVARRLKIGRSTLYRKLDEAAAGARAADAN, encoded by the coding sequence ATGGCTGCCACCATTTTGATCGCCGATGACGACGCAGTACAGCGTCGTTTGGTTGAAAACATGGTGCAGAAGTGCGGCTATGAGCCTCTCGTCGTGGACAGTGGCGACGCGGCGATAGCTGCACTCACCGCCCCCGACGCCCGCGCGATCGATGCCGTGGTGCTCGACCTCGTGATGCCCGGCCTCGACGGCCTCGGTGTCCTCGCAAAGATTCGTGAAGCTGGTTTGAACGTCCCCGTCATCGTGCAGACCGCGCATGGCGGTATCGACAATGTGGTGTCGGCTATGCGCGCCGGCGCCCAGGATTTCGTCGTCAAGCCGGCCGGCTTCGAACGGCTCCAGGTCTCCTTGCGCAATGCGCTCAACGCCTCCGCGCTCAAGGGCGAGCTGCAGCGCATCCGGCACAGCCGCGAGGGCCGGCTGACCTTTTCTGACATCATCACCCGCAGCGAGGCCATGACCGGAGTGCTGCGCACCGCGCAGAAGGCGGCGTCCTCGACCATTCCCGTCCTGATCGAGGGCGAATCCGGCGTCGGCAAGGAATTGTTCGCGCGTGCCATCCACGGCAGCAGCGAGCGCAAGTCGAAGCCGTTCGTCGCGGTGAACTGCGGCGCGATCCCGGACAACCTCGTCGAATCGATCCTGTTCGGCCACGAGAAGGGCGCCTTCACCGGCGCCACCGAGCGCCATCAGGGCAAGTTCGTCGAGGCCCATGGCGGCACGCTGTTTCTCGATGAGGTCGGCGAGTTGCCGCTGGCCACGCAGGTGAAGCTTTTGCGCGCGCTGCAGGAAGGCACCGTCGAGGCAGTCGGCGGACGCAAGCCGGTGAAGGTCGACGTCCGCATCATCTCGGCGACCAATCGCAAATTGCTCGATCTGGTGAAGGGCGGTCAGTTCCGCGAGGATCTGTTCTATCGCCTGCACGTCCTGCCGCTGACCATTCCGGCGCTGCGGCAGCGGCGCGAAGACATTCCACACTTGTTGCGGCATTTCCTGGCGCGCTTCTGTGCCGAGGAGAACCGCAGCATCAGTGGCATCAGCGGCGAGGCGATGGCGCATCTGTCGCAACTCGACTGGCCCGGCAATATCCGCCAGCTCGAGAACACGGTGTATCGCGCTGTGGTGATGAGCGATGGCGACCAGCTCGGGCTCGCCGATTTCCCGCAGGCGACGGCGCATGCCGCGCCTGAAGGCAAGTCGTTGCAGGGTGAACCGCTGGTCGTATCGCCCTCCACCGCGCCCGCGATGAATTCCGGTAACGAAATACCCATAGCACTGCCCGCCGCGGGCAATCTCTCGATGCTCAACAGCTCAGGCGATGTGCGTCCCCTGGAAGATCTCGAGAACGAGATCATCCGCTTCGCGATCTCGCACTACCGTGGGCAGATGTCGGAAGTTGCGCGCCGCCTCAAAATCGGCCGCTCGACACTTTATCGCAAGCTCGACGAGGCTGCGGCCGGGGCACGCGCCGCCGACGCCAATTAG
- a CDS encoding Re/Si-specific NAD(P)(+) transhydrogenase subunit alpha, with protein sequence MKIAVAKEIDPSEPRVAASPDTIKKFKALGAEVAVEPGAGIKSGLPDSEFTAAGATVSADAVKDADIVIKVKRPEASELSKYKRGALVIAIMDPYGNEAALKAMADAGIAAFAMELMPRITRAQVMDVLSSQANLAGYRAVIEGAEAFGRAFPMMMTAAGTVPAAKVFVMGVGVAGLQAIATARRLGAVVTATDVRPATKEQVESLGAKFLAVEDEEFKNAQTAGGYAKEMSKEYQAKQAALTAEHIKKQDVVITTALIPGRPAPKLVSSEMVKSMKPGSVLVDLAVERGGNVEGAKAGEVVDLDGIKIVGYTNVAGRVAASASGLYARNLFSFIETMVDKAKKELAVNWDDELVKATALTRDGAVVHPSFQPK encoded by the coding sequence ATGAAGATTGCCGTTGCCAAGGAAATTGATCCGTCCGAGCCGCGGGTTGCGGCGTCGCCCGATACCATCAAGAAGTTCAAGGCGCTCGGCGCCGAGGTGGCGGTCGAGCCCGGCGCGGGCATCAAGTCGGGCCTGCCCGATTCGGAATTCACCGCGGCGGGCGCCACCGTCAGCGCAGACGCGGTCAAGGACGCCGACATCGTCATCAAGGTGAAGCGGCCCGAGGCCTCCGAGCTCTCCAAATACAAGCGCGGCGCGCTCGTCATCGCGATCATGGACCCCTACGGCAACGAGGCCGCGCTCAAGGCGATGGCCGATGCCGGCATTGCGGCCTTCGCGATGGAACTGATGCCGCGCATTACCCGCGCTCAGGTGATGGACGTGCTGTCCTCCCAGGCCAACCTCGCGGGCTACCGGGCGGTGATCGAGGGCGCCGAAGCCTTCGGCCGCGCGTTCCCGATGATGATGACCGCGGCCGGCACGGTTCCGGCCGCAAAGGTGTTCGTGATGGGCGTCGGCGTCGCCGGCCTGCAGGCGATCGCGACCGCGCGGCGGCTCGGAGCCGTCGTCACCGCGACCGACGTGCGGCCCGCCACCAAGGAGCAGGTGGAATCGCTGGGCGCGAAATTCCTGGCGGTCGAGGACGAGGAGTTCAAGAACGCCCAGACCGCCGGCGGCTACGCCAAGGAGATGTCCAAGGAGTATCAGGCCAAGCAGGCCGCGCTGACCGCCGAGCACATCAAGAAGCAGGACGTCGTGATCACGACCGCGCTGATCCCGGGCCGTCCGGCGCCGAAACTCGTCTCGAGCGAGATGGTGAAGTCGATGAAGCCTGGTTCGGTGCTGGTCGATCTCGCGGTCGAGCGCGGCGGCAATGTCGAGGGCGCCAAGGCCGGCGAGGTCGTCGACCTCGATGGCATCAAGATCGTCGGCTACACCAATGTCGCCGGCCGCGTCGCGGCGTCGGCCTCCGGCCTCTACGCGCGCAACCTGTTCTCATTCATCGAGACCATGGTCGACAAGGCCAAGAAAGAGCTCGCGGTCAACTGGGACGACGAGCTGGTGAAGGCCACCGCCCTGACCAGGGACGGCGCCGTCGTCCATCCCAGCTTCCAGCCGAAATAA
- a CDS encoding M3 family oligoendopeptidase — MTSRSKSAPNKSALRKEAALRKKTAQRKSATARPASKRAASKTGKLPEWNLADLYSGIDAPEVARDLAKMDADCVAFETDYKGKLAEHTARDGGGKWLAEAIRRYEAIDDLAGRLGSYAGLVHAGDSVDPAISKFYGDVSERLTAASVHLLFFSLELNRVDDDVIERAMAEPELGHYRPWIEDLRKDKPYQLEDRVEQLFHEKAQSGYAAWNRLFDQTISILRFKVAGKELAIEPTLNLLQDKVGDKRKAAAQALAKTFKDNERTFALVTNTLAKDKEISDRWRGFQDVADSRHLNNRVEREVVDALVASVRAAYPKLSHRYYVLKAVWFGKKKLAHWDRNAPLPFAASGTIAWPEARNMVLSAYRGFSPRMAEIAERFFTDRWIDAPVRPGKAPGAFSHPTTPSAHPYVLMNYQGKPRDVMTLAHELGHGVHQVLAAKNGALMAPTPLTLAETASVFGEMLTFKRLLSQTKNAKQRQALLAGKVEDMINTVVRQIAFYSFERAVHTERKNGELTAERIGQLWLSVQGESLGPAIEIKPGYETFWMYIPHFIHSPFYVYAYAFGDCLVNSLYAVYEHAAEGFAERYLDMLAAGGTKHYSELLKPFGLDAKDPKFWDGGLSVIAGMIDELEAMG, encoded by the coding sequence ATGACCTCGCGCTCCAAATCTGCTCCCAACAAGTCCGCTCTCCGCAAAGAAGCCGCACTCCGCAAGAAAACCGCTCAACGCAAATCGGCCACCGCCAGACCGGCTTCGAAAAGGGCGGCCAGCAAGACCGGCAAGCTGCCCGAATGGAATCTGGCAGATCTCTACTCCGGTATCGACGCGCCGGAAGTCGCACGCGACCTGGCGAAGATGGATGCAGATTGCGTCGCGTTTGAGACCGACTACAAAGGCAAGCTCGCCGAACATACCGCTCGCGACGGCGGCGGCAAATGGCTCGCCGAGGCTATCAGGCGCTATGAGGCGATCGACGATCTCGCCGGCCGGCTCGGCTCTTATGCCGGCCTCGTTCATGCCGGCGACAGCGTCGATCCCGCGATCTCGAAGTTCTATGGCGACGTGTCCGAGCGGCTGACCGCTGCGTCGGTGCATCTGCTGTTCTTCTCGCTCGAGCTCAATCGCGTTGACGATGATGTGATCGAGCGCGCGATGGCCGAACCCGAGCTTGGCCATTACCGGCCGTGGATCGAGGATCTGCGCAAGGATAAGCCGTATCAGCTCGAGGATCGCGTCGAGCAGCTGTTTCACGAGAAGGCGCAGAGCGGCTACGCGGCCTGGAACCGGCTGTTCGACCAGACCATCTCCATCCTCCGCTTCAAGGTCGCGGGCAAGGAGCTGGCGATCGAGCCGACGCTGAACCTGTTGCAGGACAAGGTGGGCGACAAGCGCAAGGCGGCGGCGCAGGCGCTGGCGAAGACCTTCAAGGACAATGAGCGCACCTTCGCACTGGTCACCAACACGCTCGCCAAGGACAAGGAGATCTCCGATCGCTGGCGCGGCTTCCAGGATGTCGCGGATTCCCGCCATCTCAACAACCGCGTCGAGCGCGAGGTGGTCGACGCCCTGGTCGCCTCGGTGCGCGCGGCCTATCCCAAGCTGTCGCATCGCTATTACGTCTTGAAGGCGGTATGGTTCGGAAAGAAGAAGCTGGCGCACTGGGACCGCAACGCGCCGCTGCCGTTCGCGGCATCAGGCACGATCGCCTGGCCCGAGGCGCGCAACATGGTGCTGTCGGCCTATCGCGGCTTCTCGCCCCGGATGGCCGAGATCGCGGAGCGCTTCTTCACCGATCGCTGGATTGATGCGCCGGTCCGGCCCGGCAAAGCCCCCGGCGCGTTCTCGCATCCGACCACGCCGTCGGCGCACCCCTATGTGCTGATGAACTATCAGGGCAAGCCGCGCGACGTGATGACGCTTGCGCATGAGCTCGGCCACGGCGTCCACCAGGTGCTGGCGGCGAAGAACGGGGCGCTGATGGCGCCGACGCCGCTGACGCTGGCCGAGACCGCGAGCGTGTTCGGCGAGATGCTGACCTTCAAGCGGCTCCTGTCCCAGACCAAGAACGCAAAGCAGCGCCAGGCACTGCTCGCGGGCAAGGTCGAGGACATGATCAACACCGTGGTGCGGCAGATAGCGTTCTATTCCTTCGAGCGCGCGGTGCATACCGAGCGCAAGAACGGCGAGCTTACCGCCGAGCGGATCGGCCAGCTCTGGCTTAGCGTGCAGGGCGAAAGCCTCGGGCCGGCCATCGAGATCAAGCCGGGCTACGAGACGTTCTGGATGTACATCCCGCACTTCATCCATTCGCCGTTCTATGTCTATGCCTATGCCTTCGGCGACTGCCTGGTGAACTCGCTCTATGCGGTCTACGAGCACGCCGCCGAAGGCTTCGCCGAGCGCTATCTCGACATGCTCGCCGCCGGCGGCACCAAGCACTATTCCGAGTTGCTCAAGCCGTTCGGGCTCGACGCCAAGGACCCGAAATTCTGGGACGGCGGTCTGTCCGTCATTGCCGGGATGATCGACGAACTGGAGGCGATGGGCTGA
- a CDS encoding proton-translocating transhydrogenase family protein: MEHIAQAVDPFVFRLSIFVLAVFVGYFVVWSVTPALHTPLMSVTNAISSVIVVGALLAVGVGMVSSGSGWARGFGFVALVFACINIFGGFLVTQRMLAMYKKKSK, encoded by the coding sequence ATGGAGCATATCGCGCAGGCCGTCGATCCCTTCGTGTTCCGGCTGTCGATTTTCGTCCTCGCCGTGTTCGTCGGCTATTTCGTCGTGTGGTCGGTGACCCCGGCGCTGCATACGCCGCTGATGAGCGTGACCAACGCGATCTCGTCGGTGATCGTGGTCGGCGCGCTGCTTGCGGTCGGCGTCGGCATGGTTTCGAGCGGCTCGGGCTGGGCCCGCGGCTTCGGTTTCGTGGCGCTGGTGTTCGCCTGTATCAACATCTTCGGGGGCTTTCTCGTCACCCAGCGCATGCTGGCGATGTACAAGAAGAAGTCGAAGTAA
- a CDS encoding ionic transporter y4hA, with protein sequence MSALGPMPRSAWLFPALAALLFAAVTASGYAFAPSAGGWLFAAVLLLVLFGTVFAAVHHAEMIAERIGEPFGTLLLTLAVTVIEVALIATIMLGDTPAPTLARDTVFAVVMIVCNGLVGLCIFIGGIRYREQDFQITGANLYLSVLFVLATITLDMPNFTLTAPGPVYSTAQLAVVSTVTVLLYAVFLYTQMIRHRDYFVSSANEAAEHGEVISDRMLVISIVLLLVALLSVVLPAKKFSIVVDVVTAKIGAPPAFAGVVVALLILLPESVAAVSAAHKNDLQKSINLALGSSIATIGLTVPAVAVAAYMLDKELVLGLSNQHMLILLLTFMVSMLTFGTGRTNILFGLVHMVVFALFVFMVFVP encoded by the coding sequence ATGAGCGCACTCGGACCGATGCCGCGGTCGGCCTGGCTGTTTCCCGCTCTGGCGGCGCTGTTGTTTGCCGCCGTCACGGCGTCGGGCTACGCCTTCGCGCCATCGGCCGGTGGCTGGTTGTTCGCGGCCGTCCTGCTCCTGGTTCTGTTTGGCACGGTGTTCGCAGCCGTGCACCACGCCGAGATGATCGCCGAGCGGATCGGCGAGCCGTTCGGGACGTTGCTCCTGACGCTCGCCGTTACCGTCATCGAGGTGGCGCTGATTGCGACCATCATGCTCGGCGACACGCCGGCGCCGACGCTGGCGCGCGACACTGTCTTCGCCGTGGTGATGATTGTCTGCAACGGCCTGGTCGGGCTGTGCATCTTCATCGGCGGCATCAGGTATCGCGAGCAGGACTTTCAGATCACCGGCGCGAACCTGTATCTCAGCGTCCTGTTCGTGCTCGCGACCATTACGCTGGACATGCCGAACTTCACGCTGACCGCGCCCGGGCCGGTCTATTCCACGGCCCAGCTTGCCGTCGTGAGCACCGTCACCGTGCTGCTTTATGCGGTGTTTCTCTACACCCAGATGATCCGCCACCGCGACTATTTCGTCAGCAGCGCCAACGAGGCGGCCGAGCATGGCGAGGTAATCTCGGACCGCATGCTGGTGATCAGTATCGTATTGCTGCTAGTGGCGCTCCTGTCGGTCGTGCTGCCGGCCAAGAAGTTCTCCATCGTGGTCGATGTCGTCACCGCGAAGATCGGCGCGCCGCCGGCTTTTGCCGGCGTCGTGGTCGCGCTCCTGATCCTGCTGCCGGAGAGCGTCGCCGCGGTGTCGGCAGCGCACAAGAACGATCTGCAGAAGAGCATCAATCTCGCGCTCGGCTCGTCGATCGCGACGATCGGCCTCACCGTTCCCGCCGTGGCGGTTGCCGCTTATATGCTAGACAAGGAACTCGTGCTCGGGCTCAGCAACCAGCATATGTTGATCCTGCTGCTCACCTTCATGGTCAGCATGCTCACCTTCGGCACCGGGCGCACCAACATTCTGTTTGGGCTCGTGCATATGGTGGTATTTGCCCTGTTCGTGTTCATGGTCTTTGTGCCGTAG
- a CDS encoding alpha/beta hydrolase, with amino-acid sequence MALVITILKWLLIATAVAYIGGLGVLFVKQRDMLFPIPPVGRTAPDAAGFPEAEERVLTTADGEKVIVWHVPAKPGRPVVLFFHGNGDFLAGRVARFKGITADGTGLVALSYRGYAGSSGTPSERGLLLDAEAAYAFATARYSAERLVAWGFSLGSGVAVAVAAEHPVGKLILEAPYTSTADVAGALFRFAPVSLLMRDQFHSDRRIISVTVPLLFMHGTDDPVIPIGFGERLFSLAHEPKQFVRFAGGGHDDLDDFGAIRTARQFINAAGG; translated from the coding sequence ATGGCGTTGGTCATCACAATCCTGAAGTGGCTGCTGATTGCCACTGCCGTTGCCTATATCGGCGGGCTCGGGGTGTTGTTCGTCAAGCAGCGCGACATGCTGTTTCCGATTCCACCGGTCGGGCGGACCGCGCCGGATGCGGCGGGATTTCCTGAGGCCGAAGAGCGTGTCCTGACCACCGCCGATGGCGAGAAGGTCATCGTCTGGCATGTGCCGGCGAAGCCGGGGCGGCCCGTCGTCCTGTTCTTTCACGGCAACGGCGACTTCCTGGCCGGCCGCGTGGCGCGCTTCAAGGGAATCACGGCCGACGGCACCGGGCTGGTCGCGCTGTCCTATCGGGGCTACGCCGGCTCGAGCGGGACGCCGAGCGAGCGCGGACTGCTGCTGGATGCCGAGGCGGCCTATGCGTTCGCCACCGCACGCTACAGCGCAGAGCGGCTCGTAGCCTGGGGATTCTCGCTCGGGAGCGGAGTGGCCGTCGCGGTGGCCGCCGAACATCCCGTCGGCAAGCTGATCCTCGAGGCGCCCTATACCTCGACGGCGGATGTCGCCGGCGCGCTGTTTCGCTTCGCGCCGGTCAGCCTCTTGATGCGGGACCAGTTCCACTCCGACCGGCGCATCATCAGCGTCACGGTGCCGCTCCTGTTCATGCATGGCACTGATGATCCGGTGATCCCGATCGGCTTCGGCGAGCGGCTGTTCAGCCTTGCCCACGAGCCCAAGCAGTTCGTCCGCTTCGCGGGTGGCGGGCACGACGACCTCGATGATTTCGGTGCGATCCGCACCGCACGGCAATTTATCAACGCCGCGGGAGGCTGA
- a CDS encoding NAD(P)(+) transhydrogenase (Re/Si-specific) subunit beta, whose amino-acid sequence MSANLSALLYLVAGVLFILSLRGLSSPASSRRGNLLGMIGMAIAVGTTLASHPPADGVAWLLVILAVAIGGGIGAVIARRVPMTSMPELVAAFHSLVGMAAVLVAAGAFYAPEAFDIGTPGNIHPQSLVEMSLGVAIGALTFTGSVIAFLKLSARMSGAPIILPFRHVINIVLALALMFFIVGLVMSGSALDFWLITILALALGVLMIIPIGGADMPVVISMLNSYSGWAAAGIGFTLGNSALIITGALVGSSGAILSYIMCHAMNRSFISVILGGFGGETAAAGGGSGEQKPAKLGSADDAAFIMKNASKVIIVPGYGMAVAQAQHALREMADLLKKEGVEVKYAIHPVAGRMPGHMNVLLAEANVPYDEVFELEDINSEFAQADIAFVIGANDVTNPAAEEDKNSPIYGMPVLQVWKAGTVMFIKRSLASGYAGIDNPLFYRDNTMMLLGDAKKVTESIVKAM is encoded by the coding sequence ATGAGCGCCAATCTCTCTGCACTGTTGTATCTCGTGGCAGGCGTGCTGTTCATCCTGTCGCTGCGCGGCCTGTCGAGCCCGGCCAGCTCGCGGCGGGGCAATCTGCTCGGCATGATCGGCATGGCGATCGCGGTCGGCACGACACTCGCGAGCCATCCGCCGGCCGACGGCGTCGCCTGGCTGCTCGTCATCCTTGCGGTCGCGATCGGCGGCGGCATCGGCGCTGTCATCGCACGTCGCGTGCCGATGACCTCGATGCCCGAGCTCGTCGCCGCGTTCCACTCGCTGGTCGGCATGGCCGCGGTGCTGGTCGCCGCCGGTGCGTTCTATGCGCCGGAAGCGTTCGACATCGGCACGCCCGGCAACATCCACCCGCAGAGCCTGGTCGAAATGTCGCTCGGCGTCGCGATCGGCGCGCTGACCTTCACCGGCTCGGTGATCGCGTTCCTGAAGCTCTCGGCGCGGATGAGCGGCGCGCCGATCATCCTGCCGTTCCGGCACGTCATCAACATCGTGCTGGCGCTGGCGCTGATGTTCTTCATCGTTGGCCTCGTGATGTCGGGCAGCGCGCTCGACTTCTGGCTGATCACCATCCTCGCGCTGGCGCTCGGCGTGCTCATGATCATCCCGATCGGCGGCGCCGACATGCCCGTCGTTATCTCGATGCTGAACTCCTACTCCGGCTGGGCCGCGGCGGGCATCGGCTTCACGCTCGGCAACTCGGCGCTGATCATCACCGGCGCGCTGGTCGGCTCATCCGGCGCGATCCTGTCCTACATCATGTGCCACGCGATGAACCGCTCGTTCATTTCGGTTATCCTCGGCGGCTTCGGCGGCGAGACGGCGGCTGCGGGCGGCGGCAGCGGCGAGCAGAAGCCGGCCAAGCTCGGTTCGGCCGACGATGCAGCCTTCATCATGAAGAACGCCTCGAAGGTCATCATCGTGCCCGGCTACGGCATGGCGGTGGCGCAGGCCCAGCATGCGCTGCGCGAAATGGCCGACCTCCTGAAGAAGGAAGGCGTCGAGGTGAAATACGCGATTCACCCGGTCGCCGGCCGCATGCCGGGCCATATGAACGTGCTGCTGGCCGAAGCCAACGTGCCCTATGATGAGGTGTTCGAGCTCGAGGACATCAACTCGGAGTTTGCCCAGGCCGACATCGCCTTCGTGATCGGCGCCAACGACGTTACCAACCCGGCCGCGGAAGAGGACAAGAACTCGCCGATCTACGGCATGCCCGTGCTGCAGGTCTGGAAGGCCGGCACCGTGATGTTCATCAAGCGCTCGCTGGCGTCCGGCTACGCCGGCATCGACAATCCGCTGTTCTACCGCGATAACACCATGATGTTGCTCGGCGACGCTAAGAAAGTCACCGAGAGCATCGTCAAGGCGATGTAG
- a CDS encoding sodium:proton antiporter has translation MRYLPVAALLLVLFPQSADAATLDGAAMRWPFALPFIGLLLSIAVGPLLFPKVWHHHYGKIAAGWAVVTLAAIWWLAGGAVTLAAVTHALLAEYLSFIVLLFALYTVAGGILVSGDIKGTPLNNTVILALGTVMASIVGTTGASMILVRPLISANLARPHNRHVVIFFIILVANVGGALSPLGDPPLFVGFLNGVDFFWTTRNLWLQTLIVAGSLLAIFAVVDLWRFRGERPGASVTAPFAPIRIRGLLNIPLIAAIVGCILLSANWKPGIAVDIIGTHLELQNLVRDAMLIVIALLSLWLTREEHREANGFTWEPIREVAKLFAAIFVAIIPVLAMLDAGKDGAFSWLLSAVTEANGTPKEVAYFWYTGLMSAFLDNAPTYLLFFKLAGGNVDSLMNALSGTLAAISMGAVYMGALTYIGNAPNFMIAAIAAERGIKMPSFFGYLFIASGILVPLFLLLTLLPIAPVLH, from the coding sequence ATGAGATACCTGCCGGTCGCGGCCCTGCTGCTCGTGCTCTTTCCGCAATCCGCCGACGCCGCCACGCTCGATGGCGCGGCGATGCGCTGGCCGTTCGCGCTTCCCTTTATCGGTCTGCTGCTCTCGATCGCGGTGGGACCGCTGCTGTTTCCCAAGGTCTGGCATCACCATTATGGAAAGATCGCGGCCGGGTGGGCTGTCGTGACGCTCGCTGCGATCTGGTGGCTTGCAGGCGGCGCGGTGACGCTGGCAGCCGTCACCCATGCGCTGCTCGCAGAATATCTGAGCTTCATCGTGCTGCTGTTCGCGCTCTACACGGTCGCGGGCGGCATCCTCGTCAGCGGCGACATCAAAGGCACGCCGCTGAACAATACGGTCATCCTGGCACTGGGCACCGTGATGGCGAGCATCGTCGGCACCACTGGCGCAAGCATGATCCTGGTCCGGCCCTTGATCAGTGCAAACCTCGCGCGCCCCCACAACCGGCATGTGGTCATTTTCTTCATCATCCTCGTGGCCAATGTCGGCGGCGCTCTGAGCCCGCTGGGCGATCCGCCGCTGTTCGTCGGATTTCTGAACGGGGTGGATTTCTTCTGGACCACGCGGAACCTCTGGCTTCAGACGCTCATCGTGGCCGGTTCGCTGCTGGCGATTTTCGCCGTCGTGGACCTCTGGCGCTTCCGCGGCGAACGACCGGGGGCCTCCGTCACAGCCCCGTTTGCCCCGATCAGGATCCGGGGGCTGCTCAATATCCCCCTGATCGCCGCGATCGTGGGCTGCATCCTGCTGTCGGCGAACTGGAAGCCCGGAATCGCGGTGGACATCATCGGCACCCATCTCGAACTGCAGAACCTGGTGCGCGACGCCATGCTGATCGTGATCGCGCTGCTGTCGCTCTGGCTGACCCGCGAGGAGCACCGCGAAGCCAACGGGTTCACCTGGGAGCCCATCCGCGAGGTTGCGAAACTGTTCGCCGCGATTTTCGTCGCCATCATTCCAGTGCTGGCCATGCTCGACGCCGGCAAGGATGGCGCCTTTTCCTGGCTGCTGTCGGCCGTCACCGAGGCCAACGGCACCCCCAAGGAGGTGGCGTATTTCTGGTACACCGGTCTGATGTCGGCGTTTCTCGACAATGCGCCGACCTATCTGCTGTTCTTCAAGCTGGCCGGGGGCAATGTCGACAGCTTGATGAATGCGCTCTCGGGCACGCTGGCAGCGATCTCGATGGGCGCCGTGTACATGGGGGCCCTGACCTATATCGGAAACGCGCCGAACTTCATGATTGCCGCGATCGCCGCGGAACGCGGCATCAAGATGCCGAGCTTCTTCGGTTATCTGTTTATCGCCTCCGGCATTCTCGTTCCGCTGTTTCTCCTCTTGACCTTGCTTCCGATAGCCCCTGTTCTCCATTGA